ACAATCTTTTCATCATAATCTAGCCAATCATTGATGTATGTAAAATATTCTTTCTCAGAAACTTCATTTGCCTTCACAAAATTCATCTCGCATCCCCCTAATGAATGAAAAAAGCAGGGGGCTCCTGCTTTTTACACTCGTTCGTTCACTTCCTGTACAACTTCTTCTGCTGTCTTTCCGTTACAATTTATAACTGGTGCTTGAGTGGTTGCCTCACTCATACCCATCACATTCTGATCTTGTCCTGAAACGCAACAACAATCACAATCTTGTGCTTGGTCCGCTTCTAATGCAACTACTTGGTGCCCGTTCTCTTGCAATGCTTGTTTCA
Above is a window of Halalkalibacillus sediminis DNA encoding:
- a CDS encoding YkuS family protein codes for the protein MARIAVEGNLSDVKQALQENGHQVVALEADQAQDCDCCCVSGQDQNVMGMSEATTQAPVINCNGKTAEEVVQEVNERV